The genomic DNA tcggcatcctacatttgcatgaaaccctaagttcaaaaatgcaacaaatatatagcgaatcgatgtgaaaaaaaggtacgagggagagaggataccttgctcttcaagatccacggatcaaatgaaagtttcctaagctaGAATGACGATTCGTAGTATAgggcgaagtagggagagtaaaaacccgagagaatgaagaagaatgaggaggaactCTCGGGTAGGAAGAAGGACCGGCTAGTTATGTaaggaggcttggcgccaagccttggcgccacgtCAGAGGCCCGGCGCCACGTGGGCACGCCATGGTGGGGACCTTGGctccaagctaagggtccatttttggaattggtctCGCCAGGGATctatttgtgaaattttttcgCGAAAAggaccaaaataaaaaaagtcggCCCTGAAGAAGTGCATCCCTCGTGTGAAAAAAATGGTGGAGGTCAAAATAATCAGACAAAATTTAACGGTCCACATCATGTGGATGTATGTGTCTGTTAAAGCTTAAATCCTAAATGAGACGTCATTCCGAGTAAATTTCAGCAAGTAAAGACCATGCATTACAGATTTGAAGCCTATGGATAATCACAAAATCTGATAATGGAAGCACAGAAACAACATCAACCTAAATATTCTTCAGATATTTGGAAAACGACAAGTGAAATTGATAACAAGATTATAGTCTAGATTCAGAATCTCAGATGATTTACTGACATGAATAAAATGCCTGCTAATCATCGGTAGCAAATCTTAAAGGTTTAAATATAGAGGCCACCTAAATCATTGTCTAGATTCAGAACATCAACCCAGTACAACACAAATTATCTGCCAGTGGCACCATGGACATTGCTCTTCTTCGGAATGAAACCTCAAATGCAGCCAAAGTTATTAAATAGTAGATTCAGATAACCTGCTAAAAATAACACAAAATGCCTTCAACTGTTTGATTGTTGATCATCCCTGCAGTTTTAGTAGCCCATGATGTCGATATCACTGTCAAAGGGGTCAGGCAGAGCATTCACATCCTCTATACTGAACCCCTTGCGATGTACGACTTTCAGGCCCTCGAGCACGACTTTGGCTTCCACGGAGGCCCTGTGACATTGACTGAGCAGATTTTGCTTTTCTGTAATCCATGCAGGGTTGTTGAACATGGAAGATTGAATCTTCATGATCTGCAGCACCTGCGCATTTGCAAGGAGGAAACACACAAATTCAAGGATGTTTGGGTTCTCAACTTTGCTTCTTTGGTTCTCAATGTTGATTTCCAGCCTCACGCTCTTGAGATGGTTCACCATACATCCAACGGGATCGAGCTTCTGGTAGTAGTTTGAGTCAATTGTGTGAAACTCCCCTTCGGCGCGCTTGTTGCCCTTTTGCACAAAAATGAGGAATAAGAGGAAGCCTTTGCAGTGTTCAGCTAAcggatactccctccgttccaaattataggtcgttttggcttttatagatacatagatattattatgcatctagacatagggtatatctaagtgcataacaaagtttatgaatctaataaagtcaaaacgacctataatttgggacggagggaatagtACAGACAAGAACAAAGCAACATGGCAACCTCAAGCTATAATTACCTGGATATGCAATGTCTCCAGGAAGGGGAAGCACTTGAGCAAGTTCATCACTGACTCCAAGTTCTTCTTGCTCGATAACATCACACCGATAGCCAGAACCTTCACGCTGTTGAAAGGAGCACGCAATCCCTTGGCAACCTTCTGCAATGTACAAGTGAACGGTGCGTGCCTCTCGGGCTTAGCTATCtcagatgaagaagaacaagaagtgaATCCCCCCAAAAAAACTACCTTCTGAGCAGTAGGCATTTCAATGCCGTGGAAGAAATCCCGGTAGCCCACCACGAGATAGCCTAAAGCAGTAAGCTTTGGCGCGCCGACGATGGTGATCTCTGTTCCCAGATGCGCGTCGCCGAGCAGGCGCTCCAGGCGCGGGGCGTCCTCCACGGTGAGCTCCTCTAGAAGCTTGTACTGCCACACCCCCAGCAGAACGAGGTTGCGGCAGGAACTGATGTGGATGCGGCGGGGCCCCTGGATGTGCTTGAGCATGACGCTACGGAGCGCGGGGCAGCCGGAGAGCAAGCTCTGGAGCGCGGCCTCGGAGATGTGAGTTCTGGAGAGGGAGAGCTCCGTGAGGCgggacgcggaggcggcggcggccccggcgtCGGAGAAGCGGCACTCACCGAGGGCGAGGGTCTCGAGCGTGGGGGAGGTGAGGAGCGGGTCGGCGAGCGCGCAGTGGCACCACTCGGGTGGGCAGAAGAGGGAGACTTCGCGGGCGcggtggtcgccggcggcgaggtcccgGAACCAGGCCTCGGCGGTGGGGACGCGAGCGCGGAGGGTGgtgcgggcgaggcggaagcgCTCGACGGGGCCCGGGTGGGAGGcgagcgcgacggcgacggcatccgcgcgcgccgcccagggcgtccccgccgccgccgtggcgaggGCGATGGAGAGGCCGGGCGAGGCGGGGAGGTCGAGGTCGTcgaggcggagcggggtccCGCGCCACGTGTCGCGCCAGCGCGTGGAGAGGACGGCGGTGCGCGCGGCctcggcggtggcgaggcgggAGATGATCGCAGAGCGGAGCTCGAGCGGGAGGTTGCTGATGAGGTCCTCGCCGACGGCatcgcgccgcggcggcgctgccatCTCGCCGCGGGGGTTTGGGCGGAGAGGGTTTTGTTCGCCGGCCGAATTTGGTTTGGCCGAATATACTCTCACAGATTATTACAACTCAACAATCCATTTCTATCCGGTTTGTAGAT from Setaria italica strain Yugu1 chromosome VII, Setaria_italica_v2.0, whole genome shotgun sequence includes the following:
- the LOC101756693 gene encoding uncharacterized protein LOC101756693 encodes the protein MAAPPRRDAVGEDLISNLPLELRSAIISRLATAEAARTAVLSTRWRDTWRGTPLRLDDLDLPASPGLSIALATAAAGTPWAARADAVAVALASHPGPVERFRLARTTLRARVPTAEAWFRDLAAGDHRAREVSLFCPPEWCHCALADPLLTSPTLETLALGECRFSDAGAAAASASRLTELSLSRTHISEAALQSLLSGCPALRSVMLKHIQGPRRIHISSCRNLVLLGVWQYKLLEELTVEDAPRLERLLGDAHLGTEITIVGAPKLTALGYLVVGYRDFFHGIEMPTAQKKVAKGLRAPFNSVKVLAIGVMLSSKKNLESVMNLLKCFPFLETLHIQGNKRAEGEFHTIDSNYYQKLDPVGCMVNHLKSVRLEINIENQRSKVENPNILEFVCFLLANAQVLQIMKIQSSMFNNPAWITEKQNLLSQCHRASVEAKVVLEGLKVVHRKGFSIEDVNALPDPFDSDIDIMGY